One genomic segment of Mytilus trossulus isolate FHL-02 chromosome 4, PNRI_Mtr1.1.1.hap1, whole genome shotgun sequence includes these proteins:
- the LOC134715090 gene encoding uncharacterized protein LOC134715090: protein MSNSVDGDSSKPMYGFIIGGWANGKSAIRKRYDDSLTKDSKQSVKYDTPDVCKCDEYRPFWISAINGDLRIGRGLIIGIKVIAEWTDPNPFTVRSIGIYTNHDNLGEWKVQLEVVNNLYDGRFSRCKTNYKADLTILFSKKIPLLQCAAVCDTQLSCIGFNYHNQSCELVAVSPGVITQIPKIKEDGWKFYTKCYRYDSACLWCNF, encoded by the exons ATGTCCAATTCAGTTGATGGAGATTCCTCAAAGCCCATGTATGGTTTTATTATTGGTGGCTGGGCAAATGGAAAATCAGCTATTCGAAAACGGTATGACGATTCACTAACAAAGGATAGCAAGCAAAGCGTCAAATACGACACCCCTGACGTTTGTAAATGTGATGAGTACCGACCATTTTGGATCAGTGCCATAAACGGAGATCTAAGGATAGGAAGAGGACTTATCATTGGTATAAAGGTTATAGCTGAGTGGACCGACCCAAATCCCTTTACAGTAAGAAGCATAGGAATATACacaaatcatgataatttaGGAGAATGGAAGGTACAATTAGAAG TTGTAAACAACCTTTACGATGGCAGATTCTCTAGAtgtaaaacaaactataaagcaGACTTGACCATTTTGTTCTCAAAGAAAATACCATTGTTGCAATGTGCTGCCGTGTGTGATACGCAACTCTCATGCATCGGATTCAACTATCATAATCAAAG CTGTGAACTAGTCGCAGTAAGTCCAGGTGTTATAACACAGATCCCTAAGATAAAAGAAGACGGTTggaaattttatacaaaatgttaCAGATACGATAGTGCATGTCTTTGGTGTAACTTCTGA
- the LOC134713850 gene encoding uncharacterized protein LOC134713850: MPKRDRKSEEDWEKVKAVVNKMLDRGDTIVSIMINKDSKTVEFCGPDHMKGFGQRIANDFVQAATKIEVCAPSINLGVATMDIDNANTHNIRKVMADIVNTDGKF, encoded by the exons ATGCCGAAAAGG gaCAGAAAAAGTGAGGAAGATTGGGAAAAGGTGAAGGCAGTT GTGAATAAGATGTTGGACAGAGGGGATACTATTGTATCTATAATGATTAACAAAGATTCAAAAACAGTTGAGTTTTGTG GTCCTGACCACATGAAAGGCTTTGGGCAAAGGATTGCCAATGATTTTGTCCAGGCTGCAACAAAGATAGAAGTCTGTGCACCCTCAATAAATTTag GAGTGGCAACCATGGATATAGACAATGCCAATACACATAACATAAGGAAGGTGATGGCAGATATTGTCAACACAGATGGTAAGTTTTAG